aataaaatcttacagCAATCTGTTTCTAATTCCAGAAACAAGTGGGAACATCTTAGGGGCAAGCGAGTGGAACACGGGTTACCCGTCGACTGCTTCCATGTACCCTGCGTACGCGCCGCTGCAACCGCCCTACTACAAGCCTGACCCcactatacatatacctacaggTAACTAtgattctttttaatttatgtatttactagctgttgcccgcaacttcgtctgcatgggcaatatagaatagtcaaaatactacttatcccgtaggtgcattctttcacgtgacagtataattaggattagcacttagcagtcgcatagattcattgatcaaggttgtgttgtggatgtgaccatttatctaaacaaaagaagtaaagtttgtgacgttgtgaatatctctggatctagtcagccaatttggaaaattattacgtatggtgcgtaagtaattttcacaggaaacagctataatctatgtctatatgctttgagtctgacaaagctgtcatttgtacattttctgcagctgctgcgactaatcagaagccagaaagtctgtcagtcttaccatggatatcgtcttgtgtagttgactggattgaagataggtagataggtagtcgctccaagcaaaatattggtactcaaacagattcggtgactggaagccaacaccaacatagttggggaatagctggatggatgataaaatgagtcatcatcatcagcaggcgcatagggtaggatagtttcactactggggagaaacacttgtatgacggggattttctgtgcacttactcactatgataaggctgaccccacattaggcgtgcgtgatcctcgggcgtgtgagtagcgcgggcgtcgcgagcgcgctgcgtgaacgtcgcgttttgctgccctgcggcctgtgtgaagagtgcaagcgacgcgctcgcggcgagcacgcggcgctcgagttgcgttcttaccccttcgcccgctatccccgccgcccgctaaacgccttagcagttagacgtcaaggagagcggcgcgtgcaagccgcgagcgcgctgcaaatgccgcagggcagcaaaacacgacggtcacgcaacgcgctcgcgacgcacgcgcggcgcccgcgctactcacacgcccgaggatcgcgcacgcctaatgtggtggcttaagccgggactccaccgaaatgtttacattagttcacgaataggcaaaatgtacgtatctgtgcgagtccacttcatgtgttcgtacttgaaacctgcagttttgccaagattttcaaaatgtacgctcgcaatttgccatttcttggtggagccagcaaatcaaaagaaacataagtgttgtatactgtgcgtcactaccgcacaccgggaaaatttcgctattgcggaagacgtttatataccatattttgtgtcacacgtaaacaggacgacagtaagtatccaccgaaacactgtcaaagatctgatgaacaaacaaatcagacctgacttggtcacctggggccaatcagagctctatgaagcgatcatacgctttggctcctactgttattgtggtttctgaaaatttaatcacctcattcaacgatgaatgtaattctgatggtactattaagaacacttgcttagcgcagaagctgacgttagcaggtcaagtcttttgacttctcgaataggataccattggtttttgtgcaatgcacacctgcaatgcattctggattaggataggatataggtggataggatttgcaacagagaacaattctgtcattgtgattaaatgacatcaaacgtagttttatataaaaggtgtttttttagacttggctcaggtcttactgagactgttcgtaatcgtgaacagtgtatttgcgatcagaagttgaaagtaaacttgtctctggtatgcggcgcgtaatttgtacgttttcagacgcataaagcattttacgtgtgtatggtattaaatcgagaaagctcccatttcttatctgcactttgtatctgggcttgtttttaaagctacagaatcctacattacctacctcacgcttagcagcgcctgcgagagatagatcctcatttcttctaggattaattttacatattttgcatcagaaaaaataattaaggtctacttaatactactcactcaaagtaatttgttttaaggccaccacattagtggaagataagctaaactatgtttatgaaaaaatcctgatatgaactccatctgtaactttaaatgataagtaattgttccactaaagtcatcatttttgacataatgttcaaaaataatttagatggcaccgttttaaatttggccgagaactattaattttccttttatcaaggtaataattatagttggattttgatgtggcacggcaaactgacaaacacaattgaaatgtctatcgaaaaattacacttcgtgttaaaatatggtgaattacggaaaatacacaactccatctgttgaaataattatcctctataaagaatgtatggtaatattgtcatttaccacctcgctcctttgacaaatttttttttttttttttttttaatggagcAACAAAAAAAGTgggttattttattgttgggttcagtttatgtacatatttacatgacgtaaaaaaaggccttatttatacatatatacaactaaaaaatggcatttgacaaattgatgatgtattttatttaccacagatggagctactttaaccttggctaaacaaaattttcattttttttttcttccgaagttacttataaaggtgtgattttctgtgtaaagattaataataggccgatcaactaatataagtacaacattcaaatgtacagttttgacaaatagattgcgtgtcgtaatattttacatcttgaattcacaaaattaatcatatcttttgatagagtgaatcgatttcgatgaaacaaaaactaagtaataccccaagttacgtagaatttttgtatataagcattgtctgcatttaattcgtagattttacgtgaatcccgaacaaacaaacagataaacagacaaacagacaaaaattacaaaaatgatggaaatgggttctgttagttatcctttaacatgctggctattttttttgtcaatttcttcaatgtacaaaaattacttttctacagatttattatatgtatagatttaactaagtatatcttagacaccaatgactgtgtttcggatggcacgttaaactgtaggttccagctgtcattgaacatccttggcagtcgttacgggtagtcagaagccagtaagtctgacaccagtctaaccaaggggtattgggttgcccgggtaactgggttgaggagtccgataggcagtcgcttcttgtaaagcactggtactcagctgaatccggttagactggaagccgaccccaacatagttagggaaaaaggctcggaggatgatttaaCCAATTATGTACTCAGTAAACACGTGACAGAAGTAGAAGtaacataaaacaatacaaagttATTGCTTATTTCTActgaaatctcttccagcagacccatagtaggagagttagaatatACAGATGTTGACATGTTTCTTTGTCAACATTTCTTCATAAGAGATCTCATAATGAGGTATGTAGCTAATTCGCAGTAGTTCAAACGTTTCAACCTAACTTGGCGAGTCCGAAATTcgcggtttttttttacaaaacatctACTATGCAGCCATGCAGTTTCAGTGTCGCCAATGAGCTGTATTAAGCTAGCAGATGATCATATCTTAAAGGATCAATACATCGATTCCACACTCCTCGGActacatataataatttatctatGCTGCAATATCACGGCAGTAAATAATTGCTAATTAATACAGTATTAACTATTCAAAAAGATTAATCCGAGAGCAATAATGTAGATATTTCAAATTAGAATAGATATGAACTATAATGATCTAGTGTAGAATGACGTGACTTTATATAACTGCTTAGAAACAAAggcattaggtacttatatatgAATAAATCTGTGTACCTACTGGTTACATAGATGTTATATAAAGTCTTGGGTACGATTTTTCAGCAGTGTCGCTTTTTGAGCTTTCCCTAAGTTTTCCGTAAGAATTGCAACGATCAAAAAGGCAGCACTCTATATCTTTCATTTGTGACCGATTGATGACAATAGATCACTTCTATtcctttttgtcaattttagtTGTTCCTTCTATCATTTTTAACGGACTTGGTATTTTCTGTATACACAAAGAGTTGTGCAACAGCAATGTAGGTGTGTGTTCTCTTTGAAATTAATTCTCATGAAAATGAATCATTCCATATTTGATATAATTCGTATTATTGCAAGTCattacggaaaatacaaaactaaatattttatcaagctTAAATGAAACCATGCTGAAATACTAGACTCTGGTATAATTCCTGGCTGTAGTCCACGGTTTTACCTGCATCCTGCGGGGGAACTACATAAAGTATCTGGGTAAACTGCGTTCGGCTTATTACTCGTAACTATGGCTTTCTATTgctaaaagaattttcaaaatcgagTTAGTAGGTACCCAAATCCAGAGCATCGTAACAAGCTCGAAAACTTTATCACAGCAACCGATGAAATAAATTAACGCTGCTCCTGAACTTCCTATTAGGTatacttaattgtttttttctaatACGATATGAATTTGCGTCACACATTGTTAAATATGTACTGATAAACGGACTTCCTCCATTGAAGCCGTGGTTACCCGCCGTAATGGAGCGGTTGACCACATGATAGGGACCGAACTGCCACATACCTATAATCCTTgtattattcaattattttatgaactaGAGCCCTCAGCACAAATGATTTGATCAAAACGAGAGCGCAGCGTATAATTGCCAGCGGTTATTCTCACGTTTATTGCTAACTAAATTCCCTTTTTGACATCATCTCGTAATATTTCCTagtggtcttcctcttccatacCAACTTACATGGAATGCTTGAAgcaacttttattatattattgagaGGAATGCGTTGACTTGACTTAAAGAAGACTGAAAAAGGATTTTAAACTCTTCATTAATGATATCCGTTCTTTCTTCCACAGTGCTACCTGAAATCCCGTTGGGCCACTCGGACTACAGCGGTTTCCAGCCAAGCACTCCTGGCTACGTGAAGGGCAGTCCCAGCGGCACTGGGTCCGCGCTCACCGAGCTAAACTCGCCCCCCGCCATGCCGGCGCAGCGATACGACCCCAACTACTACAACTCGTGGCCCAGCAACACTTACAACTATAACAACTATCAAtataacaacatcaacaacaacCCAACCTGCATACAGTCTCACGCGCCATACATCAACCCCAACCCTCAGATGATCCTCCCGAACCTCTACTCCACAGTCAACCAAAACCAAATACACGTTCATCTACACAGCTCGGGGGACAAACACAACCTAGAACAATGTTTCCCGAGTGAAATCAAAATTAGCGATATAGACGGCGGCATCTCTATTACAACAGAGCTTCAGGGGACCGGGGAAGCCAGTGGCATGGTGCAAAGCTGCGAGCCTAATGATGAAGTGAAACACGGCCTCTATGGTGCAGCCAACCAAGAAGTTTGGAGACCATATTGACATTTCGCTACTATATAATTTCCAACAAAAACATTCCATTGTACATATTGTGATATAAAAATGATCTGTTCTATGATTCTTGATAGTGTTTAAGAAATTCCAACTAAATTAATGTTAAACATTAATTAGATgttaattgttaaattaattgattaagcaataaactattaaattaaaaataatattggtcTTGTTTTATTGAGTTCCCTATGTGGGCAAAAAGAGTAGTTTTATAAATGTTGACCCctatgtttgtctgtatgtgGCACTGTACTAAAATTAATAGGAAGTGTCAAAAAAAGTATGTCCTCAAACATGATAAGCCTTCAGTTAGAAGAACTAAACAAGGCTCTATTAATGTTATTGAAACCAATTAACCACGAAAACGCTGGGTAGGCATATCTGTTTTTTCTGTACCCACTTaactatcattttatttttaagagctTAGTTTATCTACGTATTCTCACTTACGAGTGCACCTTTCGCATTTATATATGGTTAACCGTCTAATCTGATAAAGACTCTTTTTATACTGATCTTTCGCTCTGTTGAGGCcatttttaatcagttttgtTTCATTCACGCTCAAATAgcgaaacattttttaatttaagttttccaAACATTGCAACATTTGCCTAGGTAACATTAAGTTATCGTGTCGTTCAAATCAATACATAAGTAAAGTACCTAAGTGGTAGAGTAGGTTTACATATATGAATTTTCatgattcataatattttaatttcaataatttatagttCCGTATTATTATTCAGTCAATTAAACTGTCTAGTAGGtctttaggtaggtacctaaagaaAATGGTATTATATGCCTAAGGATGAACCTTGCGCTGTGTTATATATTAACTAAATctgttatgtaggtacgtatctCAACGCTAAATTGCTGAATCTTAATCCGAAATTAAGTTATACTTACTTCAATCACAATAATATGCAGCTAGGTACACGATATACTACACGTAAAGTTTATGATAAAGGCTGTAGGTAGGTGTGTAGAGTGTCGTGTCGTGTACAAGGTAGAAACAGGAAAGATTTGaataatcttttcttttcacAGTCACACGGCACAGTTATATATACACACACAAGCAATAAGAAAGTCAGAAGGAGTGATACAGAAATAAGATAATTGAGATTTATGAATGGCAATTTGAATTACCCACCATAacactacaaaaataatttactgttGTTCGTATACTATGCTTTTGTTAgtagtgtaaaaaaaaaactattttattgaaaaaaatgaattagtttctttaatttttgttttgttctccAAAGATTCACCCttaataaatcaatcaaatcatttTTGTGAAAAACCGTAACTAACCGAAATAGTGTGAGATTTGTTTCCAGCTCTATTAATGTTGCCAAGtaaatataacacaaaaaaaaactaacataatGAAACGAAGTTATTAATGACCTATTTAGTATTTCTTAGTTTAGATGGTATTCTTTTCAGTTAAATATACACATTACCAAGTTCTCTCTGTAAATAAATTTATGTGACCGTTCATTTATTTAAGGCTGGTTACACTGTCTCGGTATGTGATAAGATGGCGTCTGTCGTGTTTCGTTTGATGACCTCGTAAAATATTAGAGATAGTTCTTAGTGTGTGATAGTAATTGTAAATAATAGTAATTTCCAATTTGATTTAAGCCTCTATCATAACACTAATCAACTGTAAGTAGCCCGGCCACTTGTTGATAACCACAGTTGTCCTAATACAGGTTTTTGATAACGGCGAAGGAATAGAAATAAATGTCTTTGTAGGATTAACTGTGATTATTTGGTTGCAGTTGAAAAGAGGCTCTTAAAGTGTTAGTAAGAGGGAAATGTCCGAGGAGACAGAGCGGCATGGCGAGGCGACGTGTGAAGGCGGCGCAGGTGGCGGAGGCTCGAGCCTAGCCCGCGTGTTATTGACCCCGCACCAGCTCGACGCCGCCTCGGCCGACTCGCTCCGCGCCGCGTGGAGAAACCAGGACTTGTACATTGACCATCTCGAAACTTTGAACAAACAGTTGGAAGGTATTTAAGAAAGTTACATCGGCTTGGTAGCGCCAGGTCGGCGACGTTACGACGCACGACCCGCGAGTTGTTATGTTATCTCTATATCGACAATACTTTAACTAAAATTAACTAGTGATACTGTTATGACGCATTGA
This genomic interval from Helicoverpa zea isolate HzStark_Cry1AcR chromosome 18, ilHelZeax1.1, whole genome shotgun sequence contains the following:
- the LOC124639162 gene encoding runt-related transcription factor 3-like, encoding MHLPYESRGRRRREMAELEPWWLQSIVDETLAEYPDLVRTGSPDYMCSMLPQHWRSNKTLPGGFKVVALGEVLDGTLVTVRAGNDENCSAELRNNSAVMKNRVAKFNDLRFVGRSGRGKSFSLTITISTNPPQVATYQKAIKVTVDGPREPRSKTSTNASPHQIRSSFGLQRSLIACDSASLALREMDYKSSSVRSLRSLSHEEREYKTNANLPAGETSGNILGASEWNTGYPSTASMYPAYAPLQPPYYKPDPTIHIPTVLPEIPLGHSDYSGFQPSTPGYVKGSPSGTGSALTELNSPPAMPAQRYDPNYYNSWPSNTYNYNNYQYNNINNNPTCIQSHAPYINPNPQMILPNLYSTVNQNQIHVHLHSSGDKHNLEQCFPSEIKISDIDGGISITTELQGTGEASGMVQSCEPNDEVKHGLYGAANQEVWRPY